In the Brettanomyces nanus chromosome 1, complete sequence genome, GGCTGTAACATCGGTAGGAGGAAATACTCTAAGAGAGTTACGATCATGGCCTCTCAAAATGCTTCTTCGGATCATTATCGGTAAGGAGAGGTTTATAAGGTCCTCGGAACCCTTCGTATTGACGAATTTGGCCTTGCAAATCAACTCATAGGTGATGGACATGCCGTAGTTAGAAAGAATAGTCGTTGGAGGAACACTTCCTGGAATTAAATAACTGAAAGGATAACTGTGACTGCTTCCTTTAGCAAAGGCTGTTCTCTTAGTAAGAACGTCCCAGCAGGCCAATTCTTTAACCTCTCGACGACATTGGCGAcattcttgaagagtatTGGAATTAGGAAGAAATGGTCTGTTGTAGTTGACTACTTGGATAAAATAGAGCTTAACTTCGTGTAACTCTACGTAGTCTAGTTTGAGTTGCTCGTCTGTAAGATGACTGAGTGAAACGGCAGACTGAAAGgatgaaagagaaggaggtgaagagGGAGCCATCTGATCCACCAGACCAGCTTGACCAGTCTGACCAGCTTGACCAGTCTGACCAGCTTGACCAGTCTGACTAGCCTGAGCCACCTGAGAGACATCTGAGGCTGAGGATCCGCCTCTCTCCAACACCTCCCTAGTATCTTCTTGACTTCTTGGAAACACATCCAGTAGCAGAGTTCCATTGAACAAGGCTCCAGAACTTTCATCAGGAGGTCCATATATCATTAGTGGTGGAGATTCCATGAGCATAGTAATCTTAATATTGGAGTCTGGATTTATCTTATTGCACTTTGAAGAGTGGTACAGATCTGCAGCCCTAGCCGTTCCTGAGCCCGAGGGATTAAGAGATGCAAGTGAACCGGAGTCATTGCTTTTCACCGCATGCGCTATGCCATTAAAGAGCTTTGTAATCGAAGGCATAGAGATGACGATCGATGATATCAGGTAGAATGATGTATTCAAGTCCGAGCGATGCCCATCTATGAGTCTAAAATTTTTGAAGCTCAAGGGTCGGCCGGGGTGCCCGGTGACCGATGTTCCCGTGGGCCTGGTGTGGCGTGGTGGCTCAAACTGGGGCTTACCGTTAGGTTGACTAGTTTATTGTAGGTACTCTTATCTTACTCATGACTCCCCTTGATACTCTGTcacttcaacatcttcaactataatcttctttttcttctctttatcctCACTTCCTAACACCTTCACATCTATAGCCTCTTCCGTGAGTAACTCATAAATTTTACTAGCTCTAACAGCATAATTGTAGTCTATCTGAGATTTCTCAGGCTTCTGTGGCTTCTCAGGCTTCTCAGGCTTTTCAGGCTTTTCAGGCTTTTCCGTATCTTCAGGCTTTTCCGTctcttcaaccttctcaGCCTTCTCAGCCTTCTCAGCCCTCTCAGCCTTCTCAGCCCTCCCCTCTATCTCCTCACTAACACTTTCACACTCTTTATTCCATTCCTCAACAATTTTTCTCATATCCTTAACtaatctttctcttgaaccTCCTTTCATCGTAGAAACATATCCATTTAAATACTCCTCATATTTATCCGGAATATCCTTAATATTCCTCAATATCCAGttttgcttctgcttcGAAAACTTCCAATgctctttatcttcattgAATTCTTTTAAATACACCAATTGATCCTTTTCTGGTGGTGCTGCTCTTTCACCCTTTGgaactttcttcctcttggGTGcctttttttgtttcttatTGTTGGTCTCTATCACAACTTTGGTtccctttcttttcttgcttGGCTCTTTAAAAGTAGTAACTGCAAGCGGGTCCGTTTCTACACTCTTCTTAACCTTTAATCCAAGTCTTTTCCATGCAGGAATCCGTTCTGTCATCGTCTCCTTAAAGAACAAAGCAAGTTAACTTTGATAGAACTTTTCACTTCAGATCTCTTGAgcttttatttattttttttcttcagtACTATAAAAATTACATCTTCTCCAGTAGATTTAATGAATGCATTACCAACTTCTTGTAGTCATCAACACTTCTCATCAAGCTTTCGACCTCCACATACTCATTGGCAGAATGGGCATTATGAATTGATCCTGGtccatatatatatcttttAAATCCTCTTTGAGACAGGTTTGGAACGTCCGTTGAAAATGACAGAGACGAGTGGTTAAATCCTGGAACATCGTAATCCAAGTAAACTGGATTGGACTCTTGTTCCACCTGTAATTCAACCTTGAGAGCTTCTTTTGAGTACTTGTTGATAATCTGCTGCACTATCTTCGATATATCTTCCACGCTACTGGCTACTCTGATTAGAACTGTGCACGCAGCATACGGAGAAACAACGTTGGCAGCATTCGAAGCATCTATTTCCCCAATATTGGCTGTAGTATCTCCCAAAAGCTTGGATCCCGGCCAATCTGCCACTTCTAGATCGTTCATGATCCGAATAAGTACTCTATTGGCATCAACCCCTAAATCGGGATAAGCCGAATGACACGAGTGTCCATATACGCGAATTCGAAAGTAGTAGATTCCCTTATGACCTACTGCCAGCTCATTGTCCGTAGGCTCCCCAAAAATAACCGAGTTCCAGTTGATATTCCTCGAAACAAGCTGCTTATCCGCAGAAACCATACCATCTCCACCAACCTCTTCCCCGACTACGTATAAAAGACTCACGTCTCCTTCGCCAATCTCTCCTTCATCTAATAACTCATCAAAGGCCGTCACCTGAGCCGCTATAGATGCCTTGGCATCGTTGCTTCCACGTCCATATATCCTAAACTTTCCATCTTGCTCATTTTTCTCCACTGAATAATTGAAATACGGAGGAACAGTATCAATATGACTGGTCAATAAGACCTTGGTGCTCTTCTTAGTTCCAAGATATGCCCAAACGTTCTTTCTTCCGTTGGATGAAGCAATATATTCCACGTTAAGTCCCTTTTGCTCGAGATATTCTCCCAAAAAATCACTTCCCTTGTATTCTGCATTACTTAAGGACTCAAAGTTAACGAAATCTCGATGAAATTCAAACAGTTCTCGTCTCTCTGAGAACTCCGGTGGTACCGGTTGAAATAGTTCGGCCAAAGCATGAACAGACGCTGATCCAGACACTGATCCAGACACTGATCCAGACACTGAACCAGATACCTCAATGGGAACCGCTTGTGACACCTGAACAGTGCATAAACCTAGAAGAAGACTGACTAATGCCTTTATCATCATAGATGAGACAACAGTATCCACTGGTAGATCTAACATACCCCGCAAAATCATCCTTATATAAcatggtgtacggatgcaAGACCGTTCACCTCTAAACAAGCTTTGCATTATTCACTTCGTTATAGCTTAGTCATCTCATTCAATCATCGAGCTGTTTCATCTGTAGAGCTATGGATCTCACGTTCTCTAAACTTTACGTCTATAATTTGGACGATGATGTTTTAGACTCGTTGAAGCTAATGTATTTCGATTCTGGCACTTATGAGCAGAAGACAGAGGACGAATACATTAAGCACAAGAAAGCCAGTGAATCTGATTACGTCCAACAGACACAGCAGTTTGCAATTGCACCTATAATTAAGCCAAAGCCTAGGAATGTTCCAAAACCACAAGAAAGCGATTATGACAAGTACAATAAAAGACGTCAGGCCAATAAGCTCGAGCCTTTaacagaggaagaatttgaggCCCGAATGGATCAGTTGAGTATCTctgacgacgacgacgaagaagaagaagaaggagaaacgTTGCCAGATATTCCTGAAGCATCTGATGGTGCACAGACCACTTCAATAAGCTTCATCTACACCAGATCGCCGTGCATTCTCTTTAACTCGTCTCTATTGCCTCATGACAAATGCTTCAGTGTGTATAAGACCACTTTAGACGTTTCAGGCTTCGATTCTGAGCCATTCAAGACCATAAAAGCGTTTAATACACTGCAAATGAAAGAAACTCTCTCACAAAGAATGTCTGCGTTGTTCATGATTGGTGGAGGACATTTTGCTGGAGCCATCATTTCTCATAAGCCTATTGCTACCAAGGGTAACAAGGGAACTCCGGAAGAGTTGCGATTACAGTCGGTAAACTTCGTTGTTCACAAAACTTTCCATAGATACACTACTAGAAGAAAGCAGGGTGGTTCACAGAGTGCCTCAGACAATGCCAGGGGTAAAGCCAATAGTGCGGGCTCCAGTTTGAGGCGTTACAACGAACAGGCgcttcaacaagaagttgagcAATTGCTACAATCTTGGAAGCCTTATTTGGACAAATGTGAGAAGATATTCATCAAGGCCAATGGTGCTTATTCGCACAAATCTTTAGTGAGTAAGAATACAGGTGCAGCAATCAGTGTGGGCGATAAAAGAATCCGACTCTTCCCTTTCACCACCAAAAGACCTACAACGATGGAGCTACGTAGGGCTTGGTGTGAGTTATCATATTTGAAAGTGGTAGATGTTCCAGAAGATAATCGTGCTGCTTTTGAGAGAGAGATGAAACGGAATGAATTCTTGGAGAAGTCTAAGCAGCAGTCAAAGCAGCCGCCGCAGAACAGTCCTAGGAAGATCAGTGAGCAAGAAAGAATCACCAACGAGCTAATTGCATTGCTCAGAAAGTCCAAAGCACCTGCACTCATCTCATACGTGCGCACTAATAAAGTGAACGTGAACATGTCGCTTGAACCTGTATCTGAATACTGCAGACATACTCCAACATTGCTTCATTATGCATCAAAAAATGGTCTTCATAGAATGTGCCAGGTGCTATTGACCAGCTTAAAGGCAGATCCGACTATTGAGAATGTCGTGGGAAGAACGGCCTACCAAATTGCTTCTGACTCAACGACAAAATGTGCATTTGAAATTGCTAGGTATaatcttggagaagattACTGTAAGTGGGAGGAAGACGCTAAAGTTCCTGAAGCAAGGagtagagaagaagtggatAAACTAATAAGtgaggaaaaggaaaaggagaaggaagaaaccaagaaaGTACACGAGGAAGAGTTGGAAAGTGCCAGAAAAGGGATTAAAGAGAGGCATGACAAGAAGTTCGGCAAGGGAAGAACGATCGGATTGGTAAACGAGCAGACAAAGCTGGAAGCGTTGTCTCCCGAGCAGCGAATGCGTGTAATGAGAGAGCAAAGGGCCAGAGCGGCCGAAGCAAGACTGAGAAAGAACCCATAGACCTCTTAgtactttccaaagacaTAGTTTACATAGATCTTGTTGGAGTCCTGTTCGTGTAATAAAGTATCTATTATCTCGTCATCTGTACTCACTTTTTTACACCCTCCTGATGGATTAATATGTCGATAACCCTTAAGGCACCTCTGtatctgcttctgcttctgttcGATGCTGGCCTGTTCATCAGTTTGGCACTTCTGGCTGAAGTTCAAAGCAGTCATAAAATGAGGCTCGTCCAAGAGTTGAGAGCCACGTTCATCTGGCTGGTCTTCTTCAGCggtcttcaattcttctccatctccctcACAATCGCAGAGCATTAAATCATGAGTATTGCTTTGACAGTGCTGGTTCACTGTAAATATATCCTTGAGATCAGA is a window encoding:
- a CDS encoding uncharacterized protein (EggNog:ENOG41), producing MTERIPAWKRLGLKVKKSVETDPLAVTTFKEPSKKRKGTKVVIETNNKKQKKAPKRKKVPKGERAAPPEKDQLVYLKEFNEDKEHWKFSKQKQNWILRNIKDIPDKYEEYLNGYVSTMKGGSRERLVKDMRKIVEEWNKECESVSEEIEGRAEKAERAEKAEKAEKVEETEKPEDTEKPEKPEKPEKPEKPQKPEKSQIDYNYAVRASKIYELLTEEAIDVKVLGSEDKEKKKKIIVEDVEVTEYQGES
- a CDS encoding uncharacterized protein (MEROPS:MER0026479), which translates into the protein MILRGMLDLPVDTVVSSMMIKALVSLLLGLCTVQVSQAVPIEVSGSVSGSVSGSVSGSASVHALAELFQPVPPEFSERRELFEFHRDFVNFESLSNAEYKGSDFLGEYLEQKGLNVEYIASSNGRKNVWAYLGTKKSTKVLLTSHIDTVPPYFNYSVEKNEQDGKFRIYGRGSNDAKASIAAQVTAFDELLDEGEIGEGDVSLLYVVGEEVGGDGMVSADKQLVSRNINWNSVIFGEPTDNELAVGHKGIYYFRIRVYGHSCHSAYPDLGVDANRVLIRIMNDLEVADWPGSKLLGDTTANIGEIDASNAANVVSPYAACTVLIRVASSVEDISKIVQQIINKYSKEALKVELQVEQESNPVYLDYDVPGFNHSSLSFSTDVPNLSQRGFKRYIYGPGSIHNAHSANEYVEVESLMRSVDDYKKLVMHSLNLLEKM
- a CDS encoding uncharacterized protein (BUSCO:EOG093412F7~EggNog:ENOG41), with protein sequence MDLTFSKLYVYNLDDDVLDSLKLMYFDSGTYEQKTEDEYIKHKKASESDYVQQTQQFAIAPIIKPKPRNVPKPQESDYDKYNKRRQANKLEPLTEEEFEARMDQLSISDDDDEEEEEGETLPDIPEASDGAQTTSISFIYTRSPCILFNSSLLPHDKCFSVYKTTLDVSGFDSEPFKTIKAFNTLQMKETLSQRMSALFMIGGGHFAGAIISHKPIATKGNKGTPEELRLQSVNFVVHKTFHRYTTRRKQGGSQSASDNARGKANSAGSSLRRYNEQALQQEVEQLLQSWKPYLDKCEKIFIKANGAYSHKSLVSKNTGAAISVGDKRIRLFPFTTKRPTTMELRRAWCELSYLKVVDVPEDNRAAFEREMKRNEFLEKSKQQSKQPPQNSPRKISEQERITNELIALLRKSKAPALISYVRTNKVNVNMSLEPVSEYCRHTPTLLHYASKNGLHRMCQVLLTSLKADPTIENVVGRTAYQIASDSTTKCAFEIARYNLGEDYCKWEEDAKVPEARSREEVDKLISEEKEKEKEETKKVHEEELESARKGIKERHDKKFGKGRTIGLVNEQTKLEALSPEQRMRVMREQRARAAEARLRKNP